Proteins encoded together in one Halorubellus sp. JP-L1 window:
- a CDS encoding carbon-nitrogen family hydrolase, with the protein MTANHVDAGDGLRVALVQFSPDAGNVEDNVERALSELEAAADAGADLVAFPELFDVGYFAFDSYARQAEGLGGPRLAAFADAARENDVWVLAGTVVEDLASTAASSVDVPTPADEGLANTAVVFSPRGDRELVYRKHHLFGYDSAEAELLVAGERRPTVDVAGFTLAVSTCYDLRFPELYREYLDAGADLVLVPSAWPYPRVEHWKTLPSTRAVENLSYVATINGAGTVGGTDLVGRSTAYDPWGTPVATTDDRETTVFADLDPERVRSVRAEFPALEDRRL; encoded by the coding sequence ATGACCGCGAACCACGTCGACGCTGGCGACGGTCTTCGAGTGGCGCTCGTGCAGTTCTCTCCAGATGCCGGGAACGTCGAGGACAACGTCGAGCGGGCGCTCTCGGAACTGGAAGCGGCTGCGGACGCGGGCGCGGACCTCGTCGCGTTCCCCGAGCTGTTCGACGTCGGGTACTTCGCGTTCGACTCGTACGCTCGCCAGGCCGAGGGGCTCGGGGGGCCGCGACTGGCGGCGTTCGCGGACGCTGCGCGCGAAAACGACGTGTGGGTGCTCGCGGGGACGGTCGTGGAGGACCTTGCTTCGACGGCGGCGTCTTCCGTGGACGTGCCGACGCCGGCCGACGAGGGACTCGCGAACACCGCGGTCGTGTTCTCGCCGCGCGGCGATCGAGAGCTCGTCTACCGGAAGCATCACCTGTTCGGGTACGACTCCGCGGAGGCGGAACTCCTGGTGGCCGGGGAGCGCCGGCCGACGGTCGACGTCGCGGGGTTCACGCTCGCGGTATCGACGTGCTACGACCTGCGGTTCCCGGAGCTGTACCGCGAGTACCTGGACGCGGGCGCGGACCTGGTGCTGGTGCCGTCCGCGTGGCCGTACCCGCGCGTCGAGCACTGGAAGACGCTCCCGTCGACGCGCGCGGTCGAGAACTTGAGTTACGTCGCGACGATCAACGGCGCGGGCACGGTCGGCGGCACGGACCTCGTCGGTCGGTCGACCGCGTACGACCCGTGGGGGACGCCGGTCGCGACGACAGACGACCGGGAGACGACGGTGTTCGCCGACCTCGACCCGGAGCGAGTTCGCTCCGTGCGTGCGGAGTTCCCGGCGCTCGAGGATCGACGGCTCTAG
- a CDS encoding SRPBCC family protein, which produces MTVTVERTFAFAAPPEDVWAFISDPRCRAEAISVVEDYDIDPDGDGDRATWHVGLPIPVIDRTTAVETRDVERREGEYVKFVGRSKVMRVVGEHEVVPTEDGCELVNRFRVEGKLPGVERYFRKNLDDELDNLEAALRADLGLPA; this is translated from the coding sequence ATGACTGTGACCGTCGAGCGGACGTTCGCGTTCGCCGCACCACCCGAGGACGTGTGGGCGTTCATCTCCGACCCGCGCTGTCGCGCGGAGGCGATCAGCGTCGTCGAGGACTACGACATCGACCCGGACGGCGACGGTGATAGGGCGACGTGGCACGTCGGCCTCCCGATTCCCGTGATCGATCGGACGACGGCCGTGGAGACCCGGGACGTCGAGCGCCGCGAGGGCGAGTACGTGAAGTTCGTCGGTCGGTCGAAGGTGATGCGCGTCGTCGGCGAGCACGAGGTGGTGCCGACCGAGGACGGCTGCGAGCTCGTCAATCGGTTCCGCGTCGAGGGGAAACTCCCGGGCGTCGAGCGGTACTTCAGGAAGAACCTCGACGACGAACTGGACAACCTCGAGGCGGCGTTGCGTGCCGACCTGGGGCTCCCGGCATGA
- a CDS encoding MgtC/SapB family protein, with amino-acid sequence MVDPATAPLSEVILRLLVAFGLGALLGLERERAESGGSFAGSRTFPLFALYGALVAGFYPAGFALSVAALVVPLSVAYVAKVWFEHDIGLTTLVAALLVVLLGALTMHSENGVVVAVVVGGATTVLLSAKDPIHEFVDRVDETERRATAKFVLVVLVVLPALPDRSLDALYGLNPRFVWLMVVFVTGLGFVAYVLGQVLGAERGIALTGLVGGFVSSTATTVSMAEKTTQNETLYHVCAFAVVTASIVMFPRALIEVAVVNPALLPSVAVPLGVMTVVGVIAAGVLYWRTASESDVEPDDLKNPFRLRPALAFGVIFAVVLLVSESANELFGSTGLYATAFLSGLADVDAMTLTLSTLAAEGAVSTEVATTGIVIAAIANTAVKAALAWVLGTRELGTLVAVVLGVVAASGLLLVVV; translated from the coding sequence ATGGTCGATCCCGCAACCGCGCCCCTGTCCGAGGTGATCCTGCGGCTGCTCGTCGCGTTCGGGCTGGGAGCGCTGCTCGGCCTGGAGCGCGAGCGAGCCGAGTCCGGCGGGTCGTTCGCCGGCAGCAGGACGTTCCCCCTGTTCGCGCTCTACGGCGCGCTCGTCGCGGGATTCTATCCGGCCGGATTCGCGCTCTCGGTCGCCGCCCTGGTGGTCCCGCTCTCGGTCGCGTACGTCGCGAAGGTCTGGTTCGAGCACGACATCGGACTGACGACGCTCGTCGCGGCACTCCTCGTCGTCCTCCTGGGTGCGTTGACGATGCACTCCGAGAACGGCGTCGTCGTCGCGGTCGTCGTCGGCGGCGCGACGACGGTGCTCCTCTCGGCGAAGGACCCCATCCACGAGTTCGTCGACCGCGTCGACGAGACCGAACGGCGGGCGACCGCGAAGTTCGTGCTCGTCGTGCTCGTCGTCCTCCCCGCCCTCCCCGACCGATCGCTCGACGCGCTCTACGGCCTGAACCCACGGTTCGTGTGGCTGATGGTCGTCTTCGTCACCGGACTCGGGTTCGTCGCGTACGTCCTCGGTCAGGTCCTCGGCGCCGAACGCGGAATCGCACTCACCGGACTCGTCGGCGGGTTCGTCTCCTCCACGGCGACGACCGTCTCGATGGCCGAGAAGACGACGCAGAACGAGACGCTCTATCACGTCTGCGCGTTCGCGGTCGTCACCGCTTCGATCGTGATGTTCCCGCGGGCACTCATCGAGGTCGCCGTCGTCAACCCCGCGCTCCTGCCGAGCGTGGCAGTCCCGCTCGGCGTGATGACCGTCGTCGGCGTGATCGCCGCTGGCGTCCTCTACTGGCGGACCGCCTCCGAGAGCGACGTCGAACCCGACGACCTGAAGAACCCGTTCCGGCTCCGGCCGGCGCTCGCGTTCGGCGTCATCTTCGCGGTCGTCCTCCTCGTCTCGGAGTCCGCGAACGAACTCTTCGGGAGCACGGGCCTGTACGCGACGGCGTTCCTCTCCGGGCTCGCGGACGTCGACGCGATGACGCTCACGCTCAGCACGCTCGCCGCCGAGGGCGCGGTGTCGACGGAGGTCGCCACCACCGGCATCGTGATCGCGGCGATCGCGAACACCGCCGTGAAGGCCGCCCTCGCGTGGGTCCTCGGCACGCGCGAGCTCGGCACGCTCGTCGCGGTCGTCCTCGGCGTCGTCGCAGCGAGCGGCCTCCTGCTCGTCGTCGTCTGA
- a CDS encoding aldehyde dehydrogenase family protein translates to MSDTFQHYIDGEWTDGSGDETFTSENPATGETLGEFRRGTPTDVQRALDAAEDSFEEWRSLSHIDRAEYLWDVYHELKDRHQELGEVVTKECGKEISEGKADVTEAWHMVEWAAGNARHPHGDIVPSEIASKDAYMRRKPNGVVGCITPWNFPVAIPFWHMAIALVEGNVVVWKPAEQTPWCGQIIAEMLEDAGIPDGVFNMVQGFGDAGAEIVENDVTDTVLFTGSAEVGHEVASKVGGEPGKNAACEMGGKNGIVITEEADLDIAVHSAVMSSFKTTGQRCVSSERLIVHEDVYDEFKERYVEIAENIAVGDPLDADTFMGPAIEEGHVEKIQRHNEMARKEGANVLVDRFELDDDEIPDGHEDGHWVGPFVYEMEYDTDLRSLKEECFGPHVALVKYSGDIEDAVDIHNDVPYGLAGAVISEDYRQVNYYRDKAEVGLAYGNLPCIGAEVQLPFGGVKKSGKGAPSAREAIEAVTERTAWTLNNSKDIEMAQGLSADIKTDDD, encoded by the coding sequence ATGAGCGATACGTTCCAGCACTACATCGACGGCGAATGGACGGACGGCTCCGGCGACGAGACGTTCACGTCCGAGAACCCCGCGACCGGCGAGACCCTCGGCGAGTTCCGACGCGGCACACCGACGGACGTACAGCGTGCGCTCGACGCCGCGGAGGACTCCTTCGAGGAGTGGCGGAGCCTCTCGCACATCGACCGCGCCGAGTACCTCTGGGACGTCTACCACGAGCTCAAGGACCGACACCAGGAACTCGGCGAGGTCGTCACGAAGGAGTGCGGGAAGGAGATCAGCGAGGGGAAAGCGGACGTGACCGAGGCGTGGCACATGGTCGAGTGGGCGGCCGGGAACGCCCGCCACCCCCACGGCGACATCGTCCCGAGCGAGATCGCCAGCAAGGACGCGTACATGCGTCGGAAGCCCAACGGCGTCGTCGGCTGCATCACGCCGTGGAACTTCCCGGTCGCGATCCCGTTCTGGCACATGGCGATCGCGCTCGTCGAGGGGAACGTCGTCGTCTGGAAGCCCGCCGAGCAGACGCCTTGGTGCGGGCAGATCATCGCCGAGATGCTGGAGGACGCCGGCATCCCCGACGGCGTGTTCAACATGGTGCAGGGCTTCGGCGACGCCGGCGCGGAGATCGTCGAGAACGACGTCACCGACACCGTGCTGTTCACGGGCAGCGCCGAGGTCGGGCACGAGGTCGCGAGCAAGGTCGGCGGCGAGCCCGGGAAGAACGCCGCCTGCGAGATGGGCGGGAAGAACGGCATCGTCATCACGGAGGAAGCGGACCTCGACATCGCCGTGCACTCCGCGGTCATGTCCAGCTTCAAGACGACCGGGCAGCGCTGCGTCTCCAGCGAACGCCTGATCGTCCACGAGGACGTCTACGACGAGTTCAAGGAGCGCTACGTCGAGATCGCCGAGAACATCGCGGTCGGCGACCCGCTCGACGCTGACACGTTCATGGGGCCCGCGATCGAGGAAGGGCACGTCGAGAAGATCCAGCGCCACAACGAGATGGCGCGCAAGGAGGGCGCGAACGTCCTCGTCGACCGCTTCGAGCTCGACGACGACGAGATCCCCGACGGCCACGAGGACGGGCACTGGGTCGGACCGTTCGTGTACGAGATGGAGTACGACACCGATCTCCGCAGTCTCAAGGAGGAGTGCTTCGGGCCGCACGTCGCGCTCGTGAAGTACAGCGGTGACATCGAGGACGCCGTCGACATCCACAACGACGTCCCGTACGGGCTCGCCGGCGCGGTCATCAGCGAGGACTACCGCCAGGTGAACTACTACCGCGACAAGGCCGAGGTCGGCCTCGCGTACGGGAACCTCCCCTGCATCGGCGCGGAAGTCCAGCTGCCCTTCGGCGGCGTGAAGAAGTCTGGGAAGGGCGCACCGAGCGCACGCGAGGCGATCGAGGCCGTCACCGAGCGGACCGCGTGGACGCTCAACAACTCCAAGGACATCGAGATGGCACAGGGCCTCTCAGCGGACATCAAGACCGACGACGACTGA
- a CDS encoding RIO1 family regulatory kinase/ATPase has translation MAIRELLRGTVDWTRLEAVARTVAERNGRTAVRVEFLDADNWLSTPMIVDDEWFVKVVTPQNSVVHAVFTAGRNLGAFSSGTEGFFDHVGTPLALAEREFEAATRMRAIGLNAPRPVDAFEVEGLGVLVLEYLPDFRTFDDLADAEVESHASELFDVLSTMHDEGLAHGDLRGENLLVYDDELYVIDATTVREEGFAGARSYDLACALAELAQRIGAREAVAAAREAYPVADVLAARDFLDFVALRPDHDFDGNALKGEIERVAT, from the coding sequence GTGGCCATCCGGGAGTTGCTACGGGGGACCGTCGACTGGACGCGCCTCGAGGCCGTCGCGAGAACCGTCGCCGAGCGCAACGGCCGGACCGCGGTGCGCGTCGAGTTCCTCGACGCCGACAACTGGCTGTCGACGCCGATGATCGTCGACGACGAGTGGTTCGTGAAGGTCGTCACCCCGCAGAACTCGGTCGTGCACGCGGTGTTCACCGCCGGCCGGAACCTCGGTGCGTTCTCCTCGGGCACCGAGGGGTTCTTCGATCACGTCGGAACGCCGCTGGCGCTCGCCGAGCGCGAGTTCGAGGCCGCGACCCGGATGCGTGCGATCGGCCTGAACGCCCCCCGACCCGTGGACGCCTTCGAGGTCGAGGGGCTGGGCGTACTCGTCCTCGAGTACCTCCCGGACTTCAGGACGTTCGACGACCTCGCGGACGCCGAGGTCGAGTCGCACGCGAGCGAGCTGTTCGACGTGCTCTCGACGATGCACGACGAGGGGCTCGCGCACGGCGACCTCCGGGGCGAGAACCTCCTCGTGTACGACGACGAGCTGTACGTCATCGACGCGACGACCGTCCGCGAGGAGGGGTTCGCGGGTGCGCGATCCTACGACCTGGCGTGCGCCCTCGCGGAACTCGCCCAGCGCATCGGCGCTCGAGAGGCGGTCGCCGCCGCTCGCGAGGCGTACCCGGTCGCGGACGTGCTCGCCGCGCGGGACTTCCTCGACTTCGTCGCGCTCCGCCCCGACCACGATTTCGACGGCAACGCACTCAAGGGCGAGATCGAGCGCGTCGCGACGTAG